Proteins from a genomic interval of Zingiber officinale cultivar Zhangliang chromosome 1B, Zo_v1.1, whole genome shotgun sequence:
- the LOC122043458 gene encoding phenolic glucoside malonyltransferase 1-like — MMSPPSEFRVLETSRVGPPPGSVPESSLPFTFFDIAWLYGGPVQRVFFYRFPHSASHFMESLFPTLKSALSLTLRDFYPLAGKVRPSPGSQSQYELHYAEGDGVPLVVAEHDGDFDDLLGYHPREYATVRSLAPQIPEPTDDGQRPVMALQVTLFPNKGLALAVTVHHSACDGSSSTRFMSSWACRASGLEKAAPAPPSFDRSSVTDPNDVYSKFFSGFSAGERIVESMMVQFAPPDAVIGTVTLTADDLGKLKATISSEAKNASFRCSNIVAAYAYAWVSLVKARAPSAESTVHLAFPGNCRGRLQPALPAEYFGNCLAGIFVEAKAGDFAGEDGVAVAARIIGEVIEQFKAEPLRDADQWSEKYRAIAMQRPLTVAGSPGFKVYDVDFGWGRPVKVDMPSITWMGAISVAESREESGGVEIGSVASKSEMDPFVAHFSRGLKLLDKF, encoded by the coding sequence ATGATGTCACCACCATCGGAATTCAGAGTCCTCGAGACCTCTCGAGTGGGCCCTCCGCCGGGTTCGGTGCCGGAATCTTCCCTTCCCTTCACCTTCTTCGACATAGCGTGGCTCTACGGCGGCCCGGTGCAACGTGTCTTCTTCTACCGTTTCCCCCACTCCGCCTCCCACTTCATGGAGTCCCTCTTCCCCACCCTCAAGTCCGCCCTTTCTCTCACTCTCCGCGACTTCTACCCCCTCGCCGGAAAGGTCCGCCCCTCACCTGGCAGCCAGAGTCAGTACGAGCTCCACTACGCCGAGGGAGACGGCGTCCCCCTTGTCGTCGCCGAGCACGACGGCGATTTCGACGACCTTTTGGGGTACCACCCACGAGAATACGCCACGGTGCGGTCACTGGCTCCCCAGATTCCGGAGCCCACAGACGACGGCCAGCGTCCGGTGATGGCCCTGCAGGTAACTCTGTTCCCGAACAAAGGCTTGGCCTTGGCCGTCACCGTGCACCACTCGGCCTGCGACGGCTCGAGTTCCACGCGGTTCATGTCGTCGTGGGCTTGCAGAGCTTCCGGACTCGAAAAGGCGGCTCCGGCGCCGCCCTCCTTCGACCGGAGCTCTGTTACAGATCCGAATGACGTCTACTCCAAGTTCTTCAGCGGGTTTTCGGCCGGCGAACGAATCGTCGAATCCATGATGGTCCAATTTGCTCCGCCGGATGCCGTCATCGGCACGGTGACCCTCACCGCCGACGACCTCGGGAAGCTGAAGGCGACGATTTCCTCCGAAGCGAAGAACGCTTCTTTCCGCTGCTCCAACATCGTGGCGGCGTACGCTTACGCCTGGGTTTCCCTCGTCAAGGCGCGAGCGCCGAGCGCGGAGAGCACCGTGCACCTCGCGTTCCCCGGAAACTGCAGGGGAAGGCTGCAGCCGGCGCTGCCGGCGGAGTACTTCGGCAACTGCCTCGCCGGCATTTTCGTGGAGGCGAAGGCCGGCGACTTTGCGGGAGAAGATGGTGTGGCGGTGGCAGCTAGAATCATCGGCGAAGTCATCGAGCAGTTCAAGGCAGAGCCACTTAGGGACGCCGACCAGTGGTCGGAGAAGTACCGCGCGATCGCGATGCAGCGGCCGCTGACCGTCGCGGGGTCTCCGGGGTTCAAAGTCTACGACGTGGACTTCGGGTGGGGAAGGCCGGTGAAGGTGGACATGCCGTCGATCACGTGGATGGGCGCCATCTCTGTGGCGGAGAGCAGAGAGGAGAGCGGCGGAGTTGAGATTGGATCGGTGGCGTCCAAGTCCGAGATGGATCCGTTTGTGGCTCACTTCTCTCGTGGCCTCAAACTGCtggataaattttaa